In Flammeovirgaceae bacterium 311, one DNA window encodes the following:
- a CDS encoding mannan endo-1,4-beta-mannosidase, producing the protein MKNIFTLTALFLCSLCFPAFGQNTLQVKGRFLYTPTGEKVILRGVNEMFIWSDDLTGERTYPEIAKTGANVVRIVWLSDDENPRGTAASLDKAITNCIAAGMIPMPELHGATGKWDKLQNQVDYWVKPEVVTVLKKHEPYLLLNIANEVGAHEVSNEQFQEGYQKAVSRIRAAGIKCPLVIDAASWGQSIDMLQATGPYLMQQDPLKNLLFSVHMWWTAPDGATDRIKKEVHESVAQQLPLIVGEFAPMGVGCAESIDYKTIMEQCQQHEIGWLAWSWGLQDNGDCKLMDMTNDQERGKFSGLFDWGLEVAVTDPNSIKNTSRHSEYIKEWSKKVAKHKFQ; encoded by the coding sequence ATGAAAAACATATTCACCCTCACTGCGCTTTTTCTTTGCAGCTTGTGTTTTCCGGCCTTTGGTCAGAATACCCTGCAGGTAAAAGGTCGCTTCTTATACACCCCTACCGGCGAAAAGGTAATTTTGCGGGGTGTTAACGAAATGTTCATCTGGTCTGATGATCTTACCGGCGAAAGGACCTATCCTGAAATTGCCAAAACCGGAGCCAATGTGGTACGCATTGTGTGGCTGAGCGATGATGAAAATCCCAGAGGTACTGCTGCCAGCCTGGATAAGGCCATTACCAACTGTATTGCCGCAGGCATGATACCCATGCCTGAGCTGCATGGCGCCACCGGCAAGTGGGATAAGTTGCAAAACCAGGTAGACTACTGGGTAAAACCAGAGGTAGTAACGGTATTAAAGAAGCACGAACCCTACCTGCTCCTGAATATTGCCAATGAAGTAGGCGCTCATGAAGTAAGCAACGAGCAGTTTCAGGAGGGCTACCAAAAGGCAGTCTCACGCATACGTGCGGCGGGTATTAAGTGCCCCCTGGTGATTGATGCCGCCAGCTGGGGACAAAGTATTGATATGCTGCAGGCCACCGGCCCCTATCTGATGCAGCAGGATCCTCTCAAAAATCTGCTCTTTTCCGTACACATGTGGTGGACGGCCCCCGATGGTGCTACAGACAGAATAAAGAAAGAGGTCCATGAATCAGTAGCACAGCAGCTGCCCCTGATCGTAGGTGAATTTGCGCCCATGGGCGTAGGCTGTGCCGAATCTATCGACTACAAAACTATTATGGAGCAGTGCCAGCAACATGAAATTGGCTGGCTGGCCTGGTCGTGGGGCCTGCAGGACAACGGCGACTGCAAGCTGATGGACATGACCAATGACCAGGAACGCGGAAAGTTCAGCGGCTTGTTTGACTGGGGCCTTGAAGTAGCTGTAACTGACCCCAACAGCATCAAAAACACTTCCCGGCATAGTGAGTATATCAAGGAGTGGAGTAAAAAAGTGGCAAAGCATAAATTTCAGTAA
- a CDS encoding chaperone ATPase (COG0542 ATPases with chaperone activity, ATP-binding subunit), with amino-acid sequence MEAKFSNRVKEVISLSREEALRLGHDYIGTEHLLLGMIREGEGVAVSILKKLGVSLDELRQSIERATKGTATHQVKNLANIPLTRQSEKVLKITYLEAKIFKSQLIGTEHLLLSILRDEDNIATQILEKFDVSYDVVKEMLEYQSDGPMSAHDTDDDEGDSSRIFGGGGGSGRSESGSGKGAEKSRTPVLDNFGRDLTKMAEDNKLDPIVGREDEIERVAQILSRRKKNNPILIGEPGVGKTAIAEGLALRIVQRKVSRVLFNKRVVTLDLASLVAGTKYRGQFEERMKAVMNELEKSPDVILFIDELHTIVGAGGASGSLDASNMFKPALARGEIQCIGATTLDEYRQYIEKDGALARRFQMVMVDATSVEETVEILTNIKDKYEEHHHVNYTDQAIQACVKLSDRYISDRFLPDKAIDVLDEAGARVHINNIHVPDEIVKLESEIEDIKNEKNRVVKSQKYEEAARLRDSEKKLLEQLDSAKRRWEDETKTKRYTVDEDDVAEVIGMMTGIPTKRIAQNEGAKLLGMNEELKKNVIGQDEAIKKLVKAIQRTRVGLKDPKKPIGSFVFLGPTGVGKTELAKVLARYLFDKDEALIRIDMSEYMEKFSVSRLVGAPPGYVGYEEGGQLTEKVRRKPYSVVLLDEIEKAHPDVFNLLLQVLDDGILTDGLGRRVDFRNTIIIMTSNIGVRDLKDFGAGVGFATSNRRENSDELMKSTIQNALRKAFSPEFLNRLDDVIVFNSLGREDIHRIIDISLGKLFSRMKSLGYDIELTEKAKDFLSEKGYDQQYGARPLNRAIQKYLEDPVAEEILKGDLTEGDVLLADYSGEGDVLTISRKETVAEEDKGSSDKK; translated from the coding sequence ATGGAAGCAAAATTTTCAAACCGGGTCAAAGAAGTGATCTCGCTCAGCAGGGAGGAAGCGCTCCGGCTTGGGCATGATTATATAGGAACTGAACATTTATTACTAGGCATGATCCGTGAGGGTGAGGGCGTTGCTGTCAGCATTCTTAAGAAACTAGGTGTGTCTCTGGATGAATTGCGTCAGTCTATAGAACGTGCCACTAAAGGTACAGCCACCCACCAGGTAAAAAATCTTGCCAATATTCCACTGACCCGTCAGTCGGAAAAGGTACTGAAGATCACTTACCTGGAGGCTAAGATCTTTAAAAGTCAGCTGATCGGCACAGAGCATTTACTGCTGTCAATCTTGCGCGATGAAGATAACATCGCCACCCAAATCTTAGAAAAATTCGACGTTAGTTACGACGTCGTAAAAGAAATGCTGGAATACCAGTCGGACGGGCCTATGTCTGCCCACGATACTGATGATGACGAGGGCGACAGCTCACGCATCTTTGGTGGCGGTGGTGGCTCGGGCCGTAGCGAATCCGGTTCTGGTAAAGGCGCCGAGAAATCGCGTACGCCTGTACTGGATAACTTTGGCCGCGACTTAACCAAGATGGCCGAAGATAACAAACTCGACCCAATAGTAGGTCGTGAAGATGAAATTGAGCGTGTGGCCCAGATCCTGAGCCGCCGTAAGAAAAATAACCCTATTCTGATTGGTGAGCCTGGTGTAGGTAAAACCGCCATTGCAGAAGGTCTGGCCCTGCGCATTGTACAGCGCAAAGTAAGCCGCGTGCTGTTTAACAAGCGCGTGGTAACCCTGGACCTTGCTTCACTGGTGGCCGGTACCAAGTATCGCGGTCAGTTTGAGGAAAGGATGAAAGCAGTGATGAACGAGCTGGAGAAATCACCAGACGTAATCCTGTTCATTGATGAGCTGCACACCATTGTAGGTGCCGGTGGCGCTTCCGGTTCGCTGGATGCCTCCAACATGTTTAAGCCTGCCCTGGCCCGTGGCGAAATTCAATGCATCGGTGCTACTACTTTAGATGAGTACCGCCAGTACATCGAGAAAGATGGCGCCCTGGCCCGTCGTTTCCAGATGGTAATGGTAGATGCTACTTCTGTGGAAGAAACCGTTGAGATCCTGACCAACATCAAAGATAAGTACGAGGAACACCACCACGTAAATTATACCGACCAGGCAATTCAGGCTTGCGTAAAGCTGTCTGACCGCTACATCAGCGACCGCTTCCTGCCGGATAAAGCCATCGATGTGCTCGATGAGGCTGGTGCCCGTGTACACATCAATAACATACACGTTCCTGATGAAATCGTGAAGCTGGAAAGCGAGATCGAAGATATCAAGAATGAGAAGAACCGCGTGGTGAAAAGCCAGAAATACGAAGAGGCTGCCCGCCTGCGCGATTCAGAGAAAAAACTGCTGGAGCAGCTCGATTCTGCTAAGAGGCGCTGGGAAGACGAGACCAAAACCAAACGCTATACCGTTGATGAAGACGATGTGGCCGAGGTAATTGGTATGATGACGGGAATCCCAACCAAGCGTATCGCCCAGAACGAGGGTGCCAAGCTGCTGGGCATGAACGAAGAGCTGAAGAAAAACGTGATCGGCCAGGACGAGGCAATCAAGAAATTGGTGAAAGCCATTCAGCGTACCCGCGTTGGTCTGAAAGATCCGAAGAAACCAATTGGTTCTTTCGTATTCCTGGGCCCGACCGGTGTAGGTAAAACTGAGCTTGCCAAAGTACTGGCCCGCTACCTGTTTGATAAGGATGAGGCGCTGATCCGCATCGATATGTCGGAGTATATGGAGAAATTCTCTGTATCGCGCCTGGTAGGAGCGCCTCCCGGCTATGTTGGCTACGAAGAAGGTGGCCAGCTAACCGAGAAGGTACGTCGCAAACCATATTCTGTGGTGCTGCTCGATGAGATCGAAAAAGCGCACCCGGATGTGTTCAACCTCCTGTTGCAGGTACTTGATGATGGTATTCTGACCGACGGCCTTGGCCGCCGCGTAGACTTCAGAAACACCATTATCATCATGACCTCTAACATTGGTGTGCGCGACCTGAAGGACTTTGGTGCCGGTGTAGGTTTTGCAACCTCCAACCGCCGCGAGAATTCTGATGAGCTGATGAAATCAACTATTCAGAATGCCCTGCGCAAAGCCTTTAGCCCTGAGTTCCTGAACCGTCTGGACGATGTGATCGTGTTTAACTCCCTTGGACGCGAAGATATTCACCGCATCATCGACATCTCGCTTGGCAAATTGTTTAGCCGTATGAAATCACTCGGCTACGACATTGAGCTGACCGAAAAGGCGAAAGACTTCCTGTCTGAAAAAGGATATGATCAACAATATGGTGCCCGTCCGCTGAACCGTGCCATCCAGAAATACCTGGAAGATCCGGTAGCGGAGGAGATCCTGAAAGGCGATCTGACCGAAGGCGACGTACTACTGGCGGATTACAGTGGAGAAGGCGATGTCCTGACCATTTCCCGCAAAGAGACTGTAGCCGAAGAAGACAAGGGCTCTTCAGATAAAAAGTAA